A DNA window from Pseudomonas resinovorans NBRC 106553 contains the following coding sequences:
- a CDS encoding L-dopachrome tautomerase-related protein, with product MNRFSPTLLATALAATVFVTLAQADEPKVGQVEVIAELEITPGNVTASKDGRIFASVHGMRRGPVQLVEVTGRDSYVAFPNDAWNAKPGSGQDVMNTPHGVVIDSRDRLWVVDHGNWLEKPQPPKLVAFDINSRELVYRHDFNPWVAPAGQILQDLAVDGERGFVYVADCGLDPAIVAVDTTRGTSRRFSGHPSLAAEDVELVVEGKPLLFPGEGGRMAPARVGVNPITLSADGETIYYGPMNGTSWYSVPARLFREGASDAQIAAAIKRVGAKPVSDGAATDAEGNHFITNLPDNGIDMLTSTGELKPLVRDDRFLWADNAHFGPDSWLYVAINQLHRNPIFTNAADTGKPPYLIVRIWTGTEGQPGR from the coding sequence ATGAACAGATTCAGCCCCACCCTGCTCGCCACCGCGTTGGCGGCCACCGTTTTCGTCACCCTGGCCCAGGCCGACGAGCCCAAGGTGGGCCAGGTGGAAGTGATCGCCGAGCTGGAAATCACCCCCGGCAATGTCACCGCCTCGAAAGACGGCCGGATCTTTGCGAGCGTTCACGGCATGCGCCGTGGCCCGGTGCAACTGGTGGAAGTCACCGGGCGCGACAGCTATGTGGCCTTCCCCAACGACGCCTGGAATGCCAAGCCGGGGAGCGGCCAGGACGTCATGAACACGCCCCATGGCGTGGTCATCGACAGCCGTGATCGCCTCTGGGTGGTCGACCACGGCAACTGGCTGGAAAAACCCCAACCGCCCAAGCTGGTGGCGTTCGACATCAACTCCCGTGAGTTGGTCTACCGTCACGACTTCAACCCCTGGGTCGCGCCTGCCGGCCAGATCCTCCAGGACCTGGCGGTGGACGGCGAACGGGGCTTCGTCTATGTCGCGGATTGCGGGCTGGACCCGGCCATAGTGGCGGTCGATACCACGCGCGGGACGAGCCGGCGCTTCAGCGGCCACCCCTCCCTCGCCGCCGAGGACGTCGAACTGGTGGTGGAAGGCAAGCCGTTGCTGTTCCCGGGCGAAGGCGGCCGCATGGCCCCGGCACGGGTGGGCGTCAACCCGATCACCCTCTCGGCCGATGGCGAAACCATCTACTACGGCCCGATGAATGGAACCAGCTGGTACTCGGTGCCGGCCCGCCTGTTCCGCGAGGGGGCTTCGGATGCCCAGATAGCCGCGGCGATCAAGCGCGTCGGCGCGAAACCTGTGTCCGATGGCGCGGCAACGGATGCGGAAGGCAACCATTTCATCACCAACCTGCCGGACAACGGTATCGACATGCTGACCAGCACGGGCGAGTTGAAACCCCTGGTCCGGGACGATCGTTTCCTCTGGGCCGACAATGCCCACTTCGGCCCGGACTCCTGGCTCTACGTGGCGATCAACCAGCTGCATCGCAACCCCATCTTCACCAACGCCGCCGATACCGGAAAACCGCCCTACCTGATCGTGCGGATCTGGACCGGCACCGAAGGCCAGCCGGGGCGCTGA
- a CDS encoding glycine betaine ABC transporter substrate-binding protein, with translation MKAPAALLLLSIWLICATPAHAAPEPETLVMGQINLSFYTTSAAVVKEVLQRLGHPVQVVEGNHPDIYGRLGRGEADLLVASWLPNAHGHLQAPIADRLVEAATLYEDARLYWAVPAHVPAEAVASIDDLKKPDVLARMDRRIVGVGPGSGLMKGSERVMQGYGLQQAGYQLDVAPAPEWSKRLADASANGGWMVMPLWQPQYLNALYPLRVLEDPQQVFGVDRAVVVVRKEVWQQLPARSREVLGRVYLGIPLATELERRMMVDGTPAEQVARDWMAANPATVEAWFHE, from the coding sequence ATGAAAGCGCCTGCCGCCTTGCTCCTGTTGTCGATCTGGCTGATCTGCGCCACGCCAGCCCACGCCGCGCCCGAGCCCGAAACTTTGGTGATGGGGCAGATCAACCTCAGCTTCTATACCACCAGCGCGGCCGTGGTGAAGGAGGTGCTCCAGCGCCTCGGGCATCCGGTACAGGTGGTCGAGGGCAACCATCCCGATATCTATGGCCGGCTGGGACGCGGCGAGGCCGATCTGCTGGTGGCGTCCTGGCTGCCCAATGCCCATGGCCACCTGCAGGCGCCGATTGCCGACCGGCTGGTGGAAGCCGCGACCCTCTACGAGGACGCGCGCCTGTACTGGGCGGTACCCGCCCATGTGCCGGCCGAGGCGGTAGCGTCCATCGATGACCTGAAGAAGCCCGACGTGCTGGCCCGCATGGACCGCCGCATCGTCGGCGTTGGGCCGGGTTCCGGCCTGATGAAGGGTTCAGAGCGGGTGATGCAGGGTTACGGCCTCCAACAAGCCGGTTACCAGCTGGACGTGGCCCCCGCTCCCGAATGGTCGAAGCGTCTGGCCGACGCCTCCGCCAACGGTGGCTGGATGGTGATGCCCCTTTGGCAACCGCAGTACCTAAATGCGCTGTATCCGCTCCGGGTACTGGAAGACCCGCAACAGGTGTTCGGCGTGGACCGGGCCGTGGTGGTGGTGCGCAAGGAGGTCTGGCAGCAGTTGCCCGCGCGTAGCCGCGAGGTACTGGGGCGGGTGTACCTGGGCATTCCGCTGGCCACCGAACTGGAGCGCCGGATGATGGTTGACGGCACCCCCGCCGAGCAGGTCGCCCGTGACTGGATGGCGGCGAATCCGGCAACGGTCGAGGCCTGGTTCCACGAATAG
- a CDS encoding SRPBCC family protein, which translates to MSKAEASIQLRASADQVWQLIGGFDSLPDWLPAIPESHLSEGGRVRNLKTADGAVIVERLLQFSEAERRYSYSILQGPAPVRDYRATLSVSAEGSTTRVEWSGTFTPDGVSEAEAQQLFASIYRDGLAALKQTLGE; encoded by the coding sequence ATGAGTAAGGCCGAGGCTTCGATTCAACTGCGCGCCAGTGCCGACCAGGTATGGCAACTGATCGGCGGCTTCGACTCGCTGCCGGACTGGCTGCCGGCGATTCCCGAGAGCCACCTGAGCGAAGGTGGCCGGGTGCGGAACCTGAAGACGGCGGACGGCGCGGTGATAGTCGAGCGCCTGCTGCAGTTCAGCGAAGCCGAACGGCGCTACAGCTACAGCATCCTGCAGGGGCCGGCGCCCGTGCGCGACTACCGGGCGACCCTGTCCGTCAGCGCCGAGGGAAGCACGACGCGGGTCGAGTGGTCCGGCACCTTCACCCCGGATGGCGTCAGCGAAGCGGAGGCGCAGCAGCTGTTCGCCTCGATCTACCGGGACGGCCTGGCGGCCTTGAAACAGACCCTTGGCGAATAG
- a CDS encoding aldo/keto reductase: MALKDILPGQLGFGTAPLGNMFREIPEEQARATVDAAWNDGIRYFDNAPLYGAGLAELRMGEALASRPRGEYVISTKVGRVVLDEVEDPSTRDMGDKGDVFRYGRPNKIENDYSESATLRSIEDSLERLKTDHIEIVWVHDVAQDFFGDEWLGVFESARKGAFKTLDRLRDEGVIKAWGLGVNRVEPIELLLALETPRPDGFLLAGRYTLLDHDRALQRVMPQVSERGLGIVVGGPYSSGALVGGPNFEYAPAKPSILAKVAQIKAIADACGVSMKAAGLQFALANPAVAAVIPGASQPSRIAEDRAALNEAIPAEFWRRLRDAGLVNPAAPLPIAD; this comes from the coding sequence ATGGCACTCAAAGATATCCTGCCCGGCCAGCTCGGCTTCGGCACCGCGCCGCTGGGCAACATGTTTCGCGAGATCCCCGAAGAACAGGCGCGGGCAACGGTGGACGCCGCCTGGAACGACGGTATCCGCTACTTCGACAATGCCCCGCTGTATGGCGCCGGGCTGGCCGAACTGCGCATGGGCGAGGCACTCGCCAGCCGCCCCCGTGGCGAGTACGTCATCAGCACCAAGGTGGGCCGCGTGGTCCTCGACGAAGTCGAGGACCCGAGCACCCGCGACATGGGCGACAAAGGCGACGTGTTCCGCTATGGCCGGCCGAACAAGATCGAAAACGACTACTCGGAGAGCGCGACCTTGCGCTCCATCGAGGACAGCCTGGAGCGCCTGAAGACCGACCACATCGAGATCGTCTGGGTGCACGACGTGGCGCAGGACTTCTTCGGTGACGAGTGGCTCGGTGTTTTCGAGAGCGCGCGCAAGGGCGCTTTCAAGACCCTAGACCGCCTGCGCGACGAGGGGGTGATAAAGGCCTGGGGCCTGGGGGTCAATCGCGTCGAGCCCATAGAGCTGCTGCTGGCCCTGGAAACGCCGCGACCGGATGGCTTCCTGCTCGCCGGCCGCTACACCCTGCTCGACCATGACCGGGCCTTGCAGCGGGTCATGCCCCAGGTGTCCGAGCGCGGCCTGGGCATAGTCGTCGGTGGCCCCTACAGCTCGGGCGCCCTGGTGGGCGGCCCCAACTTCGAGTACGCGCCGGCCAAGCCTTCGATCCTCGCCAAGGTCGCGCAGATCAAGGCAATAGCCGATGCCTGTGGTGTCAGCATGAAAGCCGCCGGCCTGCAGTTCGCCCTCGCCAATCCGGCGGTGGCCGCAGTGATTCCCGGTGCCAGCCAGCCAAGCAGGATTGCCGAGGACCGCGCGGCGCTCAACGAAGCGATACCCGCCGAGTTCTGGCGCAGGCTGCGCGACGCCGGGCTGGTGAACCCGGCCGCGCCGTTGCCGATCGCCGATTGA
- a CDS encoding VOC family protein: MSNDKLENATGPDDPLRRELLRAAGVVTIGGIAGSALGLGSVAQAATSAEASGAAGLGAKLRGVQHFGITVEHMDRAFEFYTQVLGGTEVMRDGDFFGDRIQNTLLLTEEVRAVADKVNPLTLGIPDLRSGAQRLDVRFIQFDNVVIELLQYRDKEHPAGGDNNFAPTQDRTSPAFPRSMHVCFYIRDDVDFNQFIRDLEAESARRGMTNVKANRIIRATTEQERVSAPLDSNTNRITEGASAGWSLIYCKGPEGEQLEFVQVQGHAKQVFDGAFESRRKQLGG; encoded by the coding sequence ATGTCGAACGACAAGCTCGAGAATGCAACCGGTCCTGATGACCCTCTGCGCCGCGAACTCCTGCGGGCCGCCGGCGTCGTGACCATCGGCGGCATCGCCGGCTCCGCCCTGGGGCTGGGCTCGGTGGCCCAGGCTGCAACCAGCGCCGAGGCGTCGGGCGCGGCCGGCCTCGGCGCCAAGCTGCGGGGCGTCCAGCATTTCGGCATCACGGTGGAGCACATGGATCGCGCCTTCGAGTTCTACACCCAGGTACTGGGCGGGACCGAGGTGATGCGCGATGGCGACTTCTTCGGCGATCGCATCCAGAACACCCTGCTGCTGACGGAGGAAGTCCGGGCGGTGGCGGACAAGGTCAACCCGCTGACCCTGGGTATTCCGGACCTGCGCAGCGGCGCGCAACGCCTGGATGTCCGCTTCATCCAGTTCGACAACGTGGTGATCGAGCTCCTGCAGTACCGCGACAAGGAGCATCCGGCGGGCGGCGACAACAACTTCGCGCCCACCCAGGACCGGACCAGCCCGGCCTTCCCGCGCTCGATGCACGTGTGCTTCTACATTCGCGACGACGTCGACTTCAACCAGTTCATCCGCGATCTGGAGGCGGAGTCCGCCCGACGCGGCATGACCAACGTCAAGGCCAACCGGATCATTCGCGCGACCACCGAACAGGAACGCGTCAGCGCGCCCCTGGACAGCAACACCAACCGGATCACCGAAGGGGCTTCCGCCGGCTGGTCGTTGATCTATTGCAAGGGGCCCGAGGGCGAGCAGCTGGAGTTCGTCCAGGTGCAGGGGCATGCCAAGCAGGTCTTCGACGGCGCCTTTGAGTCCCGTCGCAAGCAGCTCGGTGGATGA
- a CDS encoding alkene reductase encodes MADHPAPDLFSPLTIGAIQVANRVAMAPLTRSRASMDGVHSQLAVEYYRQRASAGLLISEATNISRQGRGYAFTPSIYTQEQVAAWRRVTDAVHEAGGKIVCQLWHVGRMSHSSLQENGAAPVAPSAIQAGEVVFLESQTLGSPSMPRALRTEEIPLIVDDYRNAARCAKEAGFDGVEVHSANCYLLEQFIRDSTNLRDDQYGGSVENRVRFPLAAVQAVSDVWGADRVGLRLSPITRAVGDTPLDSDPQATYGYFAEQLGRLGLAYLHCVEGQTQGTNAADDFDFKTLHAAFGGHYIANNSYDRQMAMAAVASGHADMVAFGRPFIANPDLVERLRRDAPIAEADRATFYGGGAEGYTDYPTLS; translated from the coding sequence ATGGCCGACCATCCAGCACCAGACCTTTTTTCACCTCTGACGATCGGCGCGATCCAGGTGGCCAACCGGGTCGCCATGGCGCCGCTGACCCGTTCCCGCGCGTCCATGGACGGCGTGCACTCGCAGCTGGCGGTGGAGTACTACCGGCAGCGGGCCTCCGCCGGCCTGCTCATCTCGGAGGCCACCAACATCTCCCGCCAGGGACGCGGCTACGCCTTCACCCCGAGCATCTACACCCAGGAGCAGGTGGCCGCCTGGCGCCGCGTCACCGATGCCGTGCATGAGGCGGGCGGCAAGATCGTCTGCCAGCTCTGGCACGTCGGGCGCATGTCCCACAGCAGCCTGCAGGAGAACGGCGCCGCGCCGGTGGCGCCCTCGGCGATCCAGGCGGGCGAGGTGGTGTTCCTGGAATCCCAGACCCTGGGCTCGCCCTCGATGCCCCGTGCACTGCGTACCGAAGAGATCCCCCTGATCGTGGACGACTACCGGAACGCGGCACGCTGCGCCAAAGAAGCCGGCTTCGACGGCGTGGAAGTGCATTCGGCCAACTGCTACCTGCTGGAGCAGTTCATTCGCGACAGCACCAACCTGCGTGACGACCAGTACGGCGGCTCGGTGGAGAACCGCGTGCGCTTCCCGTTGGCGGCGGTCCAGGCGGTGTCGGACGTCTGGGGGGCGGACCGCGTCGGCCTGCGGCTGTCGCCCATCACCCGCGCCGTCGGCGATACCCCGCTGGACAGCGATCCCCAGGCGACCTACGGCTATTTCGCCGAGCAACTGGGCCGCCTGGGCCTGGCCTACCTGCACTGCGTCGAAGGCCAGACCCAGGGCACCAATGCAGCCGACGACTTCGACTTCAAGACCCTGCATGCGGCCTTCGGCGGCCACTACATCGCCAACAACAGCTACGACCGCCAGATGGCCATGGCCGCCGTGGCGTCCGGCCACGCCGACATGGTGGCCTTCGGGCGGCCGTTCATCGCCAACCCCGACCTGGTGGAGCGGCTGCGCCGCGATGCGCCGATAGCCGAAGCGGATCGCGCGACCTTCTACGGCGGTGGCGCGGAGGGCTACACGGACTACCCGACCCTGTCCTGA
- a CDS encoding type II toxin-antitoxin system HipA family toxin, producing MRALVRTPQGESGELSFHGKDGYLFRYGLGAGEDQQISLSMKVRERGYEYPQLHPIFQMNLPEGYLLEQLRNRFAKATTLDPMMMLSLTARGAQIGRVSVHNRAIHQFMADQGYSTEAPPKGERLDEILAWDGSEDIFAELVNKYILRAGVSGVQPKVLVPETLTVVPHPTMATPDLIVKTGSDDYPGLAINEFVCMEAARLAGIPVPEFFLSNNHQLFVMRRFDRDDLLRPLGFEDMAVLMGLPADKKYDRSYEMVVRAINLYCQGEQASQSVIQFFDMVALSCIVGNGDAHLKNFGLLYQDPMGTDARLAPAYDIVNTTAYIPEDALALNMGGSKGMFQSRLTILDLAKTCHISNVKGRIINLLNAVRESLQTHRHLEPEAPAVFSAIRTQAEHFAKTFA from the coding sequence ATGCGAGCCCTTGTCAGAACGCCACAGGGCGAGAGCGGAGAGCTGTCTTTCCACGGGAAAGACGGCTACCTCTTTCGTTACGGACTCGGTGCCGGGGAAGATCAGCAAATCAGCCTGAGCATGAAAGTGCGGGAGAGGGGCTACGAGTACCCGCAGCTTCATCCCATCTTCCAGATGAACCTGCCGGAAGGCTACCTGCTGGAACAGCTGCGCAACCGCTTCGCCAAAGCGACCACACTTGATCCGATGATGATGCTGTCGTTGACCGCCAGGGGCGCTCAGATCGGTCGCGTCTCCGTGCACAACCGCGCCATTCACCAGTTCATGGCTGATCAGGGGTATTCCACGGAAGCCCCCCCTAAGGGGGAGAGGCTTGATGAGATCCTCGCCTGGGATGGCAGCGAGGACATCTTCGCCGAGCTAGTGAACAAGTACATCCTGCGAGCCGGCGTCTCCGGTGTGCAGCCAAAGGTACTGGTGCCCGAGACGCTTACCGTTGTGCCGCATCCGACCATGGCAACCCCCGACCTGATCGTAAAGACCGGTAGCGATGATTACCCCGGCCTGGCCATCAATGAGTTCGTCTGCATGGAGGCGGCACGCCTAGCTGGTATTCCTGTGCCGGAGTTCTTCCTCTCGAACAACCACCAGCTCTTCGTCATGCGCCGCTTCGATCGTGATGACCTGCTGCGCCCACTGGGCTTCGAGGACATGGCCGTGCTTATGGGTCTTCCGGCAGACAAGAAGTATGACCGGAGCTACGAGATGGTCGTCCGGGCCATCAACCTTTACTGCCAAGGTGAACAGGCCAGCCAGTCCGTCATTCAGTTCTTCGACATGGTGGCCCTCAGCTGCATCGTGGGGAACGGCGATGCACACCTGAAGAACTTCGGCCTGCTGTACCAGGATCCGATGGGTACCGATGCGCGTCTAGCACCTGCCTACGACATCGTGAATACCACCGCGTACATTCCCGAGGATGCCTTGGCCTTGAACATGGGCGGGTCGAAAGGGATGTTCCAGTCCAGGCTTACGATCTTGGATTTAGCCAAGACCTGCCACATTAGCAACGTGAAGGGCCGGATCATCAACCTGCTCAACGCGGTACGCGAGAGCCTGCAGACCCATCGACACCTGGAGCCGGAAGCCCCAGCCGTATTTTCGGCGATCCGCACCCAGGCCGAGCACTTCGCCAAGACCTTTGCATAG
- a CDS encoding helix-turn-helix domain-containing protein, which produces MDASILARRLGAQITEMRHNRGLTIIKLASLAGVTRQKLSEIEKGRLTVSMAMYAQVISALDAQITLVPAFKPTLEELEDLFKESKE; this is translated from the coding sequence ATGGATGCCTCAATTCTGGCCCGCCGCCTTGGTGCTCAGATCACCGAAATGCGCCACAACCGTGGCCTGACCATCATAAAACTGGCCAGCCTGGCTGGCGTGACCCGTCAGAAGCTCTCCGAGATCGAGAAAGGCAGACTGACCGTGTCGATGGCGATGTACGCCCAGGTCATTTCAGCACTGGATGCCCAGATCACCTTGGTTCCGGCGTTCAAGCCGACCCTGGAAGAGCTGGAAGACTTGTTCAAAGAGTCCAAGGAGTAA
- a CDS encoding bifunctional GNAT family N-acetyltransferase/nucleoside diphosphate kinase regulator codes for MKGFHPLHMSVVKMNKPFISLCPEITRAHALTLMDWLEDERVTCYLSDSRDVSRSIEQAIDRTQSPILTHLFNRGGRFFMAYDRYDAPVGFVRLVKTGSDCEIVLVIGNSDKWGRNLGARTIREGMKLAFLDMRAQKLIAKIHPDNVRSLKAFVRSGFLLESETPTSKSFSMTAGSYRQFLREGAVGDSTGICITEIDKARLESLIVLEQGPAVVELEHELERAIVVKPQQVARNVVTMNSRALLQLDDEEIEVALVYPEDADSSAGKHSVCSDIGAAILGYQEGDAIDWRISDRTRRIEIRKVLYQPEAAGDFHL; via the coding sequence ATGAAGGGCTTTCATCCTTTGCATATGAGTGTGGTGAAGATGAACAAGCCTTTCATTTCGCTGTGCCCTGAAATTACTCGGGCACACGCGCTGACGCTGATGGATTGGTTGGAGGATGAGCGAGTCACCTGCTATTTGAGCGATTCGCGTGATGTCTCCCGCTCCATCGAGCAAGCCATCGATCGGACTCAATCGCCGATCCTGACCCATCTTTTCAACCGGGGCGGCCGATTCTTCATGGCCTATGACCGGTATGACGCCCCGGTGGGCTTTGTCCGTCTCGTCAAGACCGGCTCAGATTGCGAGATAGTCCTGGTCATCGGAAACAGCGACAAATGGGGCCGAAACCTTGGCGCCCGCACGATACGCGAAGGCATGAAACTGGCCTTCCTCGACATGCGGGCCCAGAAGCTCATCGCCAAGATCCACCCGGACAACGTGCGCTCGCTGAAAGCCTTTGTGCGCAGCGGCTTTCTGCTTGAGAGCGAAACGCCGACATCGAAGTCATTCTCCATGACAGCAGGAAGCTATCGCCAGTTCTTGCGCGAAGGTGCCGTTGGCGACTCCACTGGGATTTGCATCACTGAAATCGACAAGGCCAGGCTCGAGAGTCTGATCGTGCTCGAGCAAGGCCCGGCCGTCGTTGAACTCGAACATGAGCTTGAGCGGGCCATCGTGGTCAAGCCGCAGCAGGTGGCGCGCAATGTCGTCACGATGAACTCCAGGGCCTTGCTGCAGCTGGACGACGAAGAGATCGAAGTGGCCCTGGTCTACCCAGAGGACGCGGACAGCAGCGCCGGGAAACATTCCGTGTGTTCCGACATCGGCGCCGCCATCCTGGGCTATCAGGAAGGGGACGCCATCGACTGGCGGATTTCTGATCGGACCCGCCGGATCGAGATCAGGAAAGTGCTTTACCAGCCGGAGGCCGCGGGCGACTTCCACCTGTAA
- a CDS encoding DCL family protein, with amino-acid sequence MRSSSKAGTGLCAPRIHWQIYKDTAGEGDSGLYWLGPFQYSSKQELLDRLKIFVATAPVGRVSHKVAIQKLHLLIALHPDAERKIGSGVDHFRVERNALGAGQGLWLVRSDGTEDSFSYKRCITGVRQSSYGKVCEALRFSVRSQLIEFRETLKLPARCTISGENIVHRGNLHIDHKAPFWLLLQAFSEINEVDLSLLDTVGSGEALALVDQEISKAFEAFHLTHAELQPSSKTANALKGGKLRKFQTIRMRRRCLS; translated from the coding sequence ATGAGAAGCTCATCAAAGGCGGGGACAGGCCTCTGTGCGCCACGGATCCATTGGCAGATCTATAAAGACACGGCAGGTGAGGGAGATTCAGGTTTGTACTGGTTAGGGCCATTTCAGTACTCATCCAAACAAGAGCTGCTTGATAGGCTAAAGATCTTCGTGGCTACAGCACCGGTTGGCAGGGTTTCCCACAAAGTTGCCATCCAAAAGCTTCATCTACTCATTGCGCTACACCCAGACGCAGAGCGGAAGATTGGATCAGGCGTTGACCACTTCAGAGTCGAACGGAATGCTTTAGGCGCAGGCCAGGGGCTTTGGCTTGTTCGCAGCGATGGCACAGAAGACTCATTCTCCTACAAGCGCTGCATCACCGGAGTGCGCCAATCATCCTACGGGAAGGTCTGCGAGGCACTTAGGTTCTCGGTTCGTTCACAGCTAATAGAGTTTCGAGAGACACTGAAGTTACCCGCTAGATGTACGATCAGCGGCGAAAACATCGTGCATCGTGGCAATCTGCATATAGACCACAAGGCTCCGTTCTGGCTGTTGCTGCAGGCCTTCTCAGAGATCAATGAAGTTGACCTATCCCTACTCGATACGGTGGGAAGCGGTGAGGCATTGGCCTTGGTTGATCAGGAGATCAGCAAGGCCTTTGAAGCATTCCACTTGACCCACGCTGAACTCCAACCATCCAGCAAAACCGCGAATGCTCTGAAAGGAGGAAAGCTCAGAAAGTTCCAAACAATTCGAATGCGGCGACGTTGCCTATCATGA
- a CDS encoding IS3 family transposase (programmed frameshift) — protein sequence MSNQRYPEEFKIEAVKQVTERGLPVAEVAARLGMSVHSLYAWIKRYGKPQAQRQQDDDQQAELRRLRAELKRVTEERDIPKKGRRVLCQGVRLKYAFISKLSVEYPVRRLCQTLKVHPSGYYAWLTEPKSVRAKEDQRLLGLIKHAWLESGGVYGYRKIHDDLRELGESCGRHRVARLMRGEGLRSQTGYRRRPGYYGGRPTVASPNRLERQFNVSEPNKVWVTDITYIRTYEGWLYLAVVLDLFSRQVIGWSMKPRMCSDLAIDALLMAVWRRKPKQEVMIHSDQGSQFSSSDWQSFLKANNLISSMSRRGNCHDNAVAESFFQLLKRERIRRKTYGTREEARSDVFDYIEMFYNPKRRHSSAMQLSPVEFEKRYFQSLESV from the exons ATGAGCAACCAGCGTTACCCCGAAGAATTCAAAATCGAAGCGGTCAAACAAGTGACCGAGCGCGGCCTCCCCGTAGCCGAGGTGGCAGCGCGGTTAGGCATGTCGGTGCATAGCCTGTATGCCTGGATCAAGCGCTACGGCAAGCCCCAGGCGCAGCGGCAGCAAGACGACGATCAGCAGGCCGAACTGCGTCGTCTGCGCGCCGAACTCAAGCGAGTGACCGAAGAGCGAGACATCC CTAAAAAAGGCCGCCGCGTACTTTGCCAAGGAGTCCGGCTGAAGTACGCCTTCATCAGCAAGCTGTCGGTGGAGTACCCGGTTCGACGTCTCTGCCAGACCCTGAAAGTGCATCCCAGCGGTTACTACGCCTGGCTGACCGAGCCGAAATCCGTACGCGCCAAGGAAGATCAGCGCCTACTCGGGTTGATCAAACATGCCTGGCTGGAAAGCGGTGGGGTCTACGGCTATCGCAAGATTCACGACGACCTGCGTGAGCTGGGGGAGTCCTGTGGCCGGCACCGCGTGGCTCGCCTGATGCGAGGAGAAGGGCTGCGCTCACAGACCGGCTATCGGCGGCGCCCCGGCTATTACGGCGGCCGGCCAACGGTGGCTTCGCCCAATCGCCTGGAGCGGCAATTCAACGTTAGTGAACCGAACAAGGTCTGGGTCACCGACATCACCTACATCCGCACCTATGAAGGCTGGCTGTATTTGGCGGTGGTGCTGGATCTGTTTTCACGCCAGGTGATCGGCTGGTCGATGAAGCCACGGATGTGCAGCGACCTGGCTATCGATGCCCTGTTGATGGCGGTGTGGCGGCGCAAGCCCAAGCAGGAAGTGATGATCCACTCCGACCAGGGCAGCCAGTTCAGCAGCTCGGACTGGCAGAGCTTCCTCAAGGCCAACAACCTGATCAGCAGCATGAGTCGACGCGGTAACTGCCACGACAACGCGGTGGCGGAAAGCTTTTTCCAGTTGCTGAAGCGGGAACGCATCCGACGAAAAACCTACGGCACCCGCGAAGAAGCCCGGAGTGATGTGTTCGATTACATCGAGATGTTTTATAACCCCAAACGCCGGCACAGCAGCGCTATGCAGCTATCGCCAGTGGAGTTTGAAAAGCGTTATTTCCAGAGCTTGGAGAGTGTCTAG